The genomic window gttgttgtttttttttccttctttcttaTCTGAATATTGCCTTTTCCTCCACGATTCTAACTACTCAGTTCAATTCTGATATGTGTCTTTGATGGTCCTACCACTCTATGATAATCTCCAAACATGTGGTCAGATCACATTGATTATATTAGCATAAAACTAGATTATTTGTATAGTGGTCATCTCACATATTTAACTAGATTATTTGTATATGTGCCAAACTGTTTTGAGCCTTACAACATTTTGGGACCTAAAGCCTTGCTTGAGTTGCTTGATCCTTAGGCCGGCCCTAAAAGTGTCCAGTGTACATCATGGCCATTCAATTATCTTTTAATTAGGTTGACTATACATTCAAATGGAGAGGATATGCTCTCCTAATATATACATTCAAATGACATATGCAGGTTTTGTAGAAAAAGAGAGACACATGAGCAGGTTAagcataaaataatataattgttaGGTATTAGATAATGAccccttaaaaaaattattgttatagatattGAAAATCTAGCAATCTTTTTTATCCTATTATTGGTTCAAAATTTTCACCGCCGTTAATAATGATTAATCTCTGTCAAAGAACTTTTTGGATACAAGGTGAATTCTCTTCTCGCAATAAAATTTTCTCGATACGTAAGTGTCAGAGATCAAACTCTTAACCACTTGTTTAAGGTCAAATCTCTTGCCACTTACATGAATTCATAGTTGGTAAAAGCAGCAACTTAACCAAGCAAGCCGGCAACTATATACTGATTAAAGATatgaaacatatatataaaacaaactGTGACTAGGCTGAAGCTtataaaatagaatgaaaagATATTAACACTATCATGGTCCCAATTGTTAAAAGATATAAATATCTTAATCAAAAGATATACTAATGTACCACATTCATTACTCTTCTCCATCGAGATACACCCTTTAATCTCATTGTGTAACAATGGAGAAACTTATTACAAGTTGTTGGTCAAATTTCCAATCTGTCCCTGAGGACTACATATTCCCACCAGAATCAAGACCAGGGAATATCAGAATCCCATTCAACAGTAGCATCCCAGTGATTGATCTAAGTGAAGCACAGAAGGATGATAGAACCAATATAATTCACAAAATTATCAAAGCTGCTCAAGAGTTTGGATTCTTTCAGGTTCATAGTtcacaccaatttttttttagttaatacTAATTTTgtcctgatttttttttttaatcacaacTTTGTCTTTTTTAATCAGGTTATAAATCATGGAGTCTCAGTGAATCAAATGAAAGAAACAATGAATGTTTTCAAGGAGGTATTTCAGATGCCTGATGAGTATAAGCAAAACTTGTTTTCTAATGACCCTTCCAAGCCATGTAAGATGTTTACTAGCAGTATCAACTATGACACTGAAAAGGTTCATCTATGGCGAGACAATCTTCGCCACCATTGTTATCCCTTGGAGAAGTGGCAACACTTATGGCCTGAAAATCCAACTACATACAGGTAAACAATAAAGCACAAAATTTGACACAAACGCCTGATACTTTGACACTGCTAATATAAAAAACATAGGACACCGACCCCTTGGACGGTTTacaaattgatatatttttatataatttcataTTATCATGTTTTCACTAATTGAAATTTacgatttcttcttcttttgtcaCATGTAATAGTTCATTCTaatagacattttttttttgcagagagtgtgttggagatTTCTCAACTGAAGTTAAGAAATTGGGTTCAAGGATCATGAATTTGATTGGTGAAGGACTTGGTCTGAAGTATGGATATTTTGATAATGATCTTACTGGATCAATTCTTTTGTCAGTTAATCATTATCCACCATGTTCTGAACCAAGTTTGACACTGGGAATTACCAAACACTCAGATCCTAATCTCATCACCATTTTACTACAAGATGATGTTTCTGGCCTTCAAGTATTCAAGGATGGAGAGTGGATTGCTGTTGAGGCTATTCCTCATGCTTTTGTCATTAATGTAGGCTATCAATTGCAGGTACGTTATCAATCACTctctctaacacactctttagTCGGTTGAAATTCAAATGGTTCTCATTAAATCATGTAAGTTCGACATAAACTTAGTGAGACAtatttgaatttcaaccaattagCGACGCTAAACTATATTTATTGATATATGTTAAGAGTCCCATATCGGTTGCGGAAtgacctgaatatatgtttatatcttacaagtcggttttattgagttgagttaggcccaactcccaattctaagatggtatcaaagtTTCCTCCACGATCTGTTGGCCCACCTATTATCGGGTTCTGATTGAGCCACCCACAATTTATATCAGTGCATCAAATCCAATAGTGCTAGGCGTGATCATTTAGTTTGGGATGTGCTATTTGAGTTTATCAGTAAAAATCGAATGAACCGATCTAATCCAAACCACAATTTTGATCGAATTGAATATTTTTCACAAGAGATCCAAAATTTTTGCATATATGTGTTTTGACAAATTTTGTTGACTTGTGGTTGGTTACAGATAATCAGCAATGGTAAGCTAAAAAGTGCAGAGCACAGGGCTGTGACAAATTCAGATCATGCTCGAACAACTGCTGCTTTTTTTGTAGCTCCTTCAGATGATTGTAAAGTAGAGCCAGCACAAGCTATCACTGATGAACAAAATCCACCAATATTTAAGTCTTTCAAATACAAGGAATTCAACTCTCACTACTTTAACAAATATGCTGACACAGATGTGGTGCTAAAATCATATGAGGCACCAAAGAATTAACTGtattttgaaaggaaaaaacagTTGTATTGATGGTGTAATGTTGGGACACTTCAAATCTTTCTAATTATAATTAAGGATTTTTCTTCCATGAAGAAAAATATCGttgataaaataaatgaagTTTCCCTCTTTTGTCTTTTTGGTACACCAATTCTACAAACTTGTAATAATGGTATTACAGCATTTACAACGGTGGTGCTTTATCTATTTAGCACTAAGCTAAGTAGGAGAATGGATTCtctgtttgaaaaataaattgaggaaataatgtttGTATATAAATAATTGGATTAAAAATAtgtgttaatattttaattataaataaataaagaaaagttGATCAATGGTTAAGAATGATGTATAAATTAAGGgaaattgaggaaaaaaaattgaagatccTTTTTTGCTAAATAGATACCTATCGTGAACAAATTTGAGGGCTTATAAAAATGGTGGTTATGAAAGTAACTAAACTAGGCTTTGGCTAATGTGCATAAGTTTGATAGGTCTTTCATTGTGCAAGACCTTTTTAATCTCTTAGATTAAAAAACTccacaataaaatttaatacaCCCTCTATAGCATAATTTATTCTCTTTCCTCTCTCCCCACTACACTCTCTTTCCTCTCTTTCCTCAACCGTAACTCTATTCTCATGTTCCTTGTATGTTATCTTCTACCTTCACCTCTACATCAAAATCTTCATcttctaaataaaatataacatccTTAAATTCTAGGATCAAAGCCACAAATAAAACACAACACCCTTAAATAttgataatataattaataataatgtacAATCCAAATGGTCATTTTCTTCTCCATTTCAATGTCTATCACCATTGAAGCTTTCTCCATCTTCAACAATTTTTGGTgttttaagagatttttttaTCTATCAAACACACAAAGCCAGAAAATTGTGTTGCAATTCTTTTCAAGAACcctacaaatattaaaattgattactcCCTACtcgattttttaaaataaaagttgggTTAGGGTTTTTGTGCTTCGGATCtaaacggaaaaaaaaaatcaaattatagaTCCAATAGTAAAGCCATATCTGGGAAAAATGTTTTGATGTATCTGTCGCACGtgatataataattaataaaacaattttttcttgCTCTCATGTTCCAATGTTTTTTGTAAGCTTTGTTTGTTCCATTTAATCTGGATTCATGTTGTTCGGGGAAAGTAATGCTATTTGTCGTGATTTTTCGTGATTTGTTACCCAGCGATGAGGAAGAAAGGGGATCTAGTGGAAAATTAAAGTTGATGAAGGAGACAAGGAGTGATTAGGTGCAGAAGGTGTACTGTATTATTATGAGGAAGCAATAATCCAATGAATAAAAATGCTTATGCACCGTGAAAGATACGAGTAGCTCTTGCACGGTAGAATCCGCCACTAAActaagcgtgtgtttggttctgcggcggagagaattgattttggcagaattgattttgtaaaattgattctggccaaaattgattttaagctgaagtggtttatgtttggatatattcatgaaaaagtgagttgaacaaaaaatttgagtgtaaaaatcaattctagaatcagaagctacgatttctagcttcaagtagaatcaattctggaggcagaatcaattttacttttgagaaaccaaacaagtcagaatcaattctacacgttcagaatcaattctggatgctccagaattgaaaccaaacatacactaaataAATAGAACGAGAAAtgtgccaatttttttttaagagaccatttttactaattaagccaactATATATTATGTTACATCGTTAGTTGGTATTAAAATATCGTTGATAAAGGTACGAAGTTCTCACAAAAAGAATATGGTACTTTTGTTTTTTTCGTTTACTATGATTTTTTCCCACACAAGAGAGAAAATTCgaataaaactaaaaaagtgTGTGGATATcattagtttaaataaaatgaaataaaaaaaggtcttgttaacatgtgcatataagacacatgataagatatcttaatatagaaatttaacatttaatgatacaagacatttaatatttaaaaagttaaaatgcacaaattttaaagcataatttttatttttattcccttaacatgtgccatatatgcacatgttaacattctccaataaaaaataataaaaaggggTGATTAcggatcaaaattgatcctaaaCCGCCCCTCTCTAatcgataaaaaaaatcaactaagaagggtccaaatatcatttatatatattcaaaaacatttaactttttttttttttttatcgaaaaaatatttaactttgATAATGGAAGAAATGTAAACAATAGAAAATGTAGAGGATCCCAACTCCACTATTTGGAGAAACTCTCACTCCAACCCAACGACGGTTTCAGAAAGACGATTCCACCGCCGCGGATCGGAAATTTCTCCGCCGGAATCACAACTCACAACTCGATCCAATCCCTGCCTCCATGAACAATCCTGGCACCTCTTATCACTACTACTCCAGATCGGTTACCCCGTCGACGCCGATTATCTATCCCCCCGTTTCCGATTATTCAACGCTTCTCCCCGATGTCGTCCGTTCAGTTACATCGTTCTCTGATTCTCCTCTCTCCGTTAACGGTAACTCCTAAATCCTTCTGTTACAGTAGTTACATTGCTAGGTTTTTCTCATTTCACTTCAACAATTCAACTCCATCTAACTCCCGAAAACGCAAGTATATTTTGTCAATTATAGAAGGTGCACGAATTTTCTGtataatttaactatttaattatttatttatctaatttgattttgtgtgtgtttttcCGGTTGTTGATTTGAGATTTTGGTGATAACATGTGGAAGAGATTCAAAACGAGTTGCAATTGGTGATAAAGTTCCGGAAAATTTGGTCAAGGTATTGTTCTTTATTAACTGTTTCTAGTCCGCAATTGAATCATAGGAATTTGGTGTTGATGAACTTGATTGATACATGACACTGATAGTGACAGTGCGTTATGAGTTGCAGAATTACActgtttttttgttattttgaacGTTTTTGAACTTGATTTCATTCTGGGTTTTATATTGTGTTTAGTTGAATATTTTGTGCATTATGCGCGTAGAATCATAGGAATTTGGTGTTGATTTTGAATGTTAATAAACTGGATTGCCTTGTGTATGTGGTACTGTATTTGATATGTAAGATTGTCAGTAACAGTAACGTTCACTTGATTTAGTGTGATCATCATTTTTTTGCATTTAGAATGAtgataaaaatgaaagaaaaatgcAGCCATTTAGTTTGACTGATCATTGTTCGTAAACATCTATTTCTTGTAGTACAATTTATTCCTTTCGTTTTTCTTCAAAAGCTTTGTATCAGTGATGTGGTATATGTCTTTTATTTGTCAATTATTGTATTTCATGTTGAGTTAAGGTTTATTTTTTACAGACTTTTGTTCTCCGACTAATATTTGAAGACATGTGGTCTAATAATTGATCTACGAAATTCCCTAGGTATATGACTTTGTTAAAAATTCTGCTCtgtaatgaaaaaaattaatgccTAAGAAATGTCTTTGACATAGCATGAAGTTGTTTGTTTagtttctctcttttattttctatttcatatATGGTGATATGGTCTAAGGCGCACTGTTTATCCAATATATAAGCTGAGATTTGTTGAACTATGCTTTAAGAGTCAGGGTAGTGTGACCTCTTCCACATTTTGTACACTTCTTGTTAACTTAAGCTTTGTAACTCACTAGTGGCAGTGTGGTCGTATGGTATTTCATACAAGGTTATAATTATCTGTAGAGATTTATGTGTGTATAGGCTTGTatctctattttaaaaattgcgTATGACCTTAGCATTTAAACGGATGCAACTTCTGGAATCTTATTATATTGGATAGAGTGCTAACTTGATTAAAAATGATTTGTTATGAACTCAAACTCATATAGGTTGTATAGCATCAAGTGCAGACCCAAATGTTGTTCTAGATGTTTCTGAATATTTTGTTGTCTGATAAGGTAATATAATTTTCTCATGCAATTTCTGGTTATAAGcaaaagatgaaatgaaattgTTTCTCATTTGACCTTTGTTTAATGAAACAATTTTTAGATTAGATGAATATAATAAGCTTAGAAGGCAGTGGAGCTGCAGTCAGATGGTTGAAGGTATGCGCATAATCTGTTAGCAAAATCGTATAATTTGCTGAGATAGCATTGACTCCCAAATTGCTTTGTGTATGTTTCCTGGAGTGTTTTCTGATATTTTGGTTTCATAAAGTGTAATAGTATATCTGATCTTTGATATGAACTAGACTGTACATGAATAGAAGTTGATCACTCTTAACACAACTTATTTGACAGAAGCTAATAAAGATTACAATTTCCCCGAATATTTGGAGTCAATTCATGAATAGAAGTTGATCACTCTTAACACAACTTATTTGACAGAAGCTAATAAAGATTACAATTTCCCCGAATATTTGGAGTCAATTCATGAATAGAAGTCAATCACTCTAAACACAACTTCCAAAATCTAGTTAGGGTTTAACCCATATTGCAGACCAAAGTCTTGTATGAATATGATGACATTGTAAATTAATCTGCAGACCAGAATCTAGTTAGTGAGTACTTGAGGGTTGTACATTTTAATTTTAGCTTAATTAAGTTTGTTCAGTATCGAGTAATTATTACTTTAAAATTGCTTTCTAGGTTTGTTCTCATTTTATTCACGTACTTAGTTCTTTACCATATAGTTTAATCAGTTTTGATTAGGaaggttttttttatataattatataaaataaataaaaaataccaaaatgcTTGGACATTGCTGCGATATTGCTAGGATATTTAGCTAGTGTGAAATCGTTGTTACAATGTACTAGCGATTTAGTTAGGAAACACAAACTTTTGAACATTATTTAACTAGGTATTAATTGGGAACTAGCTAGGATATTCTTtatattagttgcaaattagcTAGGAAATTTTTTGATAGATGATTTGCCGCCCAAACCATGCTACGCCCTATACGACATCAAATTCACAACAAATCGGTAGCTAAGTCCTTTTCACTAGAGATTAGCTAAGAATTAGCTACAAATGCGGTTAGGGATGTCAACAAAGCGGGGAATGTGAGGAGGAAGTTTCTCCGTTCCTCGTCCCGAAGTGCCTGCGGGGGAGTTTTTGCCTCCATCCCCGTCCCCACGGGGGAAATATTTGTCTTCATCCCCACAGATCTCCACGTACCCGCGGAGATCCACGGATATcgaatattaacaaaatttctatattttttggtcaaaattacGACAGTAGTATGACGttattttttcctattttatttataaaaacaaatattttgcatctttcttttttgaaaaataaaaacaccacataatgcattcataaccaaaaaacattgcaaaaatatttgactactaataatcatacaaaacctaTTAGTCAAAATATTCCATAATGTATAGCAAaatatgcataatcatacaaaaattCATAACCAAAATATCTCAAAACTGTTGATAATTGGTAAATATCAAActaaattagacaaataaagttttttttaacaaaatattaagCAATTATCCAAAAAATCATGTCCATCTTTCTGAGTTAAGTATATATGACCGGATTTAGGGAATACGCGGGGACGGATGCATCTTCCCCGATCCCCGCCCCGAAGTGTCCGTGGGGGAGTTTTTGTCTCCATCCCTGTCCCCACGGGGAAAAAATCTCTGTTTTCGGATCTCCGAACGGGGCAATCCCCGCGGGGATCCACTCTGACGAATGTAAATTGACATCCCTGAATGCGGTCGTAGCAAATCccatattttcttgtagtgagatATGGTTGAATCGAAATCTTAAAAGGGAAGAGCATGTTATACAGTTGATATGTTTCCTTTAGATAGTATCTTTTGTGTAATAGTTGTTGCTTGGCCAGATATCCATTATATTGATGTTCCCATGTTAAATGTTAATGTACTGGTTTTTGTTACAGGAGTGCATCACAAATAATTTGGTTTGTCCCAAGCGACGGTATGGATTGACCAGTTGCCAACTCTGTGGAAAGGGAACCGGTAAGTTCACTTTCTTGTAAAAGTAAAATGTAAAAGTGCATTATAGTTTCatgttaattaatcaaaacttgCCACATCTTAGATTGGTCATATGGTTCAAATATAGAAACATAACATCATTAACTGGGTTACTGCTTCCAGAAGGGTATTTCAGCAGTCCAACCAGGGACGGATCCGGACCGAATATATTGGTGtggctaaaaaaattatgttcacaaactttatagttaaaaaaaaatgtttgcaGATTAGTTGAAGAAATAGTTTTATCTCTAgaaaacacattaaaaaataacaaaataacaaacaaaaaaaatcatatttgtaGT from Trifolium pratense cultivar HEN17-A07 linkage group LG1, ARS_RC_1.1, whole genome shotgun sequence includes these protein-coding regions:
- the LOC123902836 gene encoding protein DOWNY MILDEW RESISTANCE 6-like; translated protein: MEKLITSCWSNFQSVPEDYIFPPESRPGNIRIPFNSSIPVIDLSEAQKDDRTNIIHKIIKAAQEFGFFQVINHGVSVNQMKETMNVFKEVFQMPDEYKQNLFSNDPSKPCKMFTSSINYDTEKVHLWRDNLRHHCYPLEKWQHLWPENPTTYRECVGDFSTEVKKLGSRIMNLIGEGLGLKYGYFDNDLTGSILLSVNHYPPCSEPSLTLGITKHSDPNLITILLQDDVSGLQVFKDGEWIAVEAIPHAFVINVGYQLQIISNGKLKSAEHRAVTNSDHARTTAAFFVAPSDDCKVEPAQAITDEQNPPIFKSFKYKEFNSHYFNKYADTDVVLKSYEAPKN